TGCGTGTGGCATTAATACCAACGTTGCAAATAAGTAAGTCAGAACCAGGAATAATAGTAGCAGCAACAATAAAAAAGGCAGCAGAAGATATATCACCAGGAACAAAGATCTCCGTTGCGATGCATTCGCTTTTAGAATCAACTGTAATGGAGTTTTCTTTACGAGATATAGGATAAGAAAAACTTTCTAACATGACTTCAGTATGATTACGACTAATACCTGTTTCAGTAACAGTAGTCTCACCCTCTGCATACAGGCCCGCTAATAAAACACAGGATTTCACTTGAGCACTTGCTTCCGGCATAACATAGGTAATACCCTTCAGCTTGTTACCACCTTTGATCTTAATCGGAGGCTTTCCATCAACTGTAGATATATCAGCACCCATCTCCATTAAAGGCTTACTAATGCGTAGCATGGGACGTTTCATCAAGCTTTCATCCCCAATTAGCTCGCTATCAAAATCCTGGGCAGCTAATAATCCAGCCAACAAACGCATACTTGTCCCAGAATTTCCACAATCAATCACTTGATTGGGTTTCTTTAATCCGTGCTTACCTACACCATAAATAATAACTTGTTGTTCATCGGGGCCTTCAATCTGTACCCCCATAGCTCGAAAAGCATTTAGGGTAGCCATGCAGTCTTCGCCATCAAGGAACCCATTAATGACGGTAGTTCCTTTAGCAAGAGCACCAAATATAACAGAACGATGAGAAATTGACTTATCCCCGGGAACACGGATTTCACCGGTTATCGACTGTGATGGCTTGCTAAGCAAATTAATTCTTTTCACGAGCAATTTTTCCTTGCAAATTCAGACATAAATTCAATTAAGGCCTCAACACCAGACATCGGCATGGCATTATAAAGACTAGCACGGATTCCGCCTACGAAACGGTGCCCTTTTAAAGCACTTAAACCTTGCAACTGTGCCTGATGTATGAATTGTTCTT
Above is a genomic segment from Legionella lytica containing:
- the aroA gene encoding 3-phosphoshikimate 1-carboxyvinyltransferase; this translates as MNLLSKPSQSITGEIRVPGDKSISHRSVIFGALAKGTTVINGFLDGEDCMATLNAFRAMGVQIEGPDEQQVIIYGVGKHGLKKPNQVIDCGNSGTSMRLLAGLLAAQDFDSELIGDESLMKRPMLRISKPLMEMGADISTVDGKPPIKIKGGNKLKGITYVMPEASAQVKSCVLLAGLYAEGETTVTETGISRNHTEVMLESFSYPISRKENSITVDSKSECIATEIFVPGDISSAAFFIVAATIIPGSDLLICNVGINATRTGILHILLEMGANITLLNQRQQGEERVADIRVQYAPLQGINISPELVPLAIDEFPIIFVAAACAEGQTTLHGAKELRFKESDRIAAMINGLNQLGIKAQAVEDGALIEGGKVQGGTVDSLGDHRIAMSFAIAGAVASAPVTVENCANVATSFPLFVATAKELQLQVEEVAEHVR